Genomic segment of uncultured Desulfobacter sp.:
AAGCCCATCATGGCCAGGGTTTCTCCCAGGACTTCTTCTGAATCGTCTGTTTGCCCGTCGGCTTTGTACTGGTTGAGTAATTTACGGTGATTTTCGATCATTCCCCGGGTGGTTTCGGCCCAGCCGTTGACGATGTTGTAGCTTCCGCCGGCAAGTATGCTGAAGGTCCGGGTCTGGTCCTGGTAGGTACCGCTTGAAGCGGCATAGGGGTGGTCTACAATGATGGTGATATCCACACTGGTGTTTGCCGTGGCAGCCGTTCCGGTGGCAAGCACTGTTCCGTCCCTGGTGAGGACCGGCTGGACGGAGTCATTATAAAACAGGCTGAGCCTTTTGCCATAGGTCTCATCGGTATATAGAGGAATATTTATGCCCTGGTGCTGAACGGTAAATTTTGTCCGATAGGAATTGGGAATATCGGTCCAGGTTTCTTTAATGGTTTCGTTATTATCGTAGGGAAGTGAAGTCTGTCGCAAAATGCCATCTGCTGGGATTATGACCAGCCCGCCTGTGATCTCTTCAAGGGTGGCACCCGGGTAAGTGGTTTTAATTTCCTGGTGCAAGCTGTTTGTAAAGGCGCTTAAATCGTTTGCAATGTTGGTTTTATTAACGTTTTGTATATAATTTGTACCTTCAACCGCACCACTTTTGGCGTTGGCCAGAAAGGCGGTACGGTCGTAGCCCATGGCCGTGGAGAAATCGATCGGGGCTGTTACAGTGTGGGTTTTATAAGATGGGTCAAACACATAGGCGGTCCCGTCAATCTCAACTTCAACCCAGACATGGCCGACATCGGCAAAGGCAAAATCTCCACCTGAATACACCCATTTTTTCAAGGAAACGCCGCCGTTGGAAAGTATGTTCAGGCCGTCAACCGTGCTTATCCCAAGCCAGTCCTTGACTTCATCCCAGGTGAGTCGCAGGGTTCCGAACTTGTAATTGGCTGTGTAACCCGAAGCCCGCAGCAAGGCGATCATTAGAGAAGACTGGTCAAAGCTGTTGCCTACACCGTCCGCCAGTGTGGCCTCCGCTCCCTTGATTGACCCCCAGACCGGGCTATAGGTGATTTTGTCGTGTACATATTCGTATATCAGGTCGGCATCATTTTTCAGGGACCTTGCCATTGCCTGTATTGTATCCGTGCTAGTCGCGGCTGTATCCAGGGCAATAATTTCCTGGGCAGATGCCCGGACAGATGCTCCCGAGGATGAAATAATTCTATGGGATTCATCCGGACTTATGGGCTCGGCATTTTCCTGCCGGAAGCCGGGCAGGGAATCATTTCCCCCAAACGCATTTGCAACCAATCCAGGTCCATGAAAAAATATTGCCAGGACAAAGGGAATCAATAGAAAGGATTTTTTTGTTCTTGCAGATATCTTTACTCCCAGTACAGCTAGAACCAGCAGGGTGACGGATAGGCCAAGGGGAGAAACGGCGGGAACAGGGGCGACAGATGATGGGGTTGATGTCGAATCCATGGGATCGGAATCTGCCGTATACTCTTCCAGGTTGGTGAATCCGTCTTCATCCGGGTCCAGGCCACTATCATCCGACAGGGGATCAAGTGAATACGTGACTTCCCACCCGTCGTTCATGCCGTCGGAATCCGTATCCGGCTTTAGACCTGTGGTTTCTCCTGCGTCCTTCCAGCCGTTCCGGTTTGTATCCTCTTCACCGTCGGACAGGCCATCTCCATCAGAATCAGCATTTTCAGCACTTGTTCCCGCAAGATTTTCCAGGTAATCACTTAAGCCGTCGCCATCGGTATCTGTTGCCGGTGTAACGCCATGGACGCTGCGGTTACCGGTCTCATCATATGAAAAGGATACGGTACTGCCGTCTGCATAGGTGACAGACGTAACCTGGTTGAGATTATCGTAACCAAACTGGGTGGTTTCTGCCCAACCGATGGACGAGATAGAAAATAAAAGACATGAAATCAGGGTAACATAGAATATCTTAGACATATTCACTCTCCCAAAATAGAATTATTGGGCGTTTTGCATGATTAAAATCAAGGCTTGCCCAAAACCTTAAAATAAACACAATTGATTAGATGAATCTCAGTATCAAATTTATTTTAAGTGAATATGAAATTGGGGTGATTAGTTTTTTAAAGTTAGATTAGAACAATGTTTGTCAGAAAATTTGGAAATCGTAATTCTCTTGCTATGGAGTTTGGATCGCCCAACAAACCACTGCCTTAACACTCTGACTGGTTAACTACATTTACTGTTGTTCAATATAATTTCAGGGTCATTTTGAGGAATGAAAGGAAGTAAAAAATTTAAAAACTAAAAAGTTCACAATAATGGTATTAGCCCCCATTTTTTCAAAATCAAGCCAGGTACCAGATATTGTGGTTCGGGAAATTTGACCATTAGCGACAGGTCATAGACATAGGTGTCACTCGGATATTCCTAAATTTGCACTTATTCTTAGAGGGTGAGTGATTGATGTATTTGTTGATGTGAGGAGACCATCTTTCTTCATTCGTAATAGCACCAAACTATAAATTATTAAATGCTATAAGGATTTACGATATTCAGAGGGCCTCACGCCGTATTCCTTGAGAAAAGCAGCGGCAAAGTGACTCGAGCTGCAAAACCCTGACTCATAAGCGATCCATGTCAGATCAACTGGGTTCTCTTCAATGAGCATTCGAGCGTAAGACAGACGCTCTTTTCTCAGATATCCAAACACCGTACATCCGAAGACCATCCTGAACCCTTTGTTCAACTTGGTATGGCTCATCCCTACCTGCTCGGCCAGTTCTCTGAGTGAAGGCGGAAATGAAAGCTTTTTGATCAGCATATCCCTGGCCTGTAAAATACGTTCCCTGCTCCCGGAGTCCATGGGGGGCAGGCCGTGAGGGGAACAACCCGGCGGCAATACCTGTGCCAGTCTCAGTGCGATCAGTTCAAGTGCCTTGCTCTCAAGATAGAGATTACCGACTCTGCCTTTGTGGGTATTGTTCAGAATCTGGTAAATAGTGGTTTTCATCTGGGATGTCATGATGTGGTCTTTATAAAAATGACTGCTATTAAACGCTTTTTCCAGGGTATTATCAGATTGTTCCGTCCGGGGATGGACCGGGGCAAATTTTTTTATTAAAAATTCAGGCGAAACATGTATGGCAAGCGAAAGCACTTCCTGTCGCCCTTTGATTTTCCGTTCTGCATCATGCCCTTTAAAGAAAACGGCATATGACCATGCTGAAGTTTCAGGAATCGACTTCGGTTGGCAGAGATCCCAGGCCAGATTCTGTCCCTTGATGCAAAAAACAAGAGAAAAAAAAGTATTCTTCAATGTAAACCGGGCCATGTAATCCTCGTTAAATTTACAACGGCATATGCCTAACCCCAACCCCTCACATATTGAAAAAGAAGAAAAATACCCGCTTCCCTTTTGGTCCGGTAACGGACGGATGACCTCATTTGAATCAATCGGCACATTTTCAGGATTCAGAGGCTTAAAGTCTACAAAGTCACCTTGACTGTTTTTAATCAGAATCCGATCGAGCATGCGTTACTTCCTTCACGGCAATTTCGCCCTTTTTGCATTTATCATTTCGCAATACAAATCATGTCTTATCTTTTTTTGCAAAGAAAATAAAGATATCCATGACTAAATTTTACGCAGATGCTCTTTTTCTTTACGCAGATGATATTATTCCAAAGGGAAATACTGTCCAATATCCCGGCTTGCTCACGAATCGAAAACAGCTGCACACAGAACTTGTGTACTGATGGGCAAAATTTTTATCTAACTTTTATCTATGGAGAACTATAGCATTATGATACAGGCGATTCACTCTCCCAACACCCCGTATCCTTCCATGGCATTTTTGTTTGATGCCCTGGTGGCCCCTGTTAAATTGGCCGTTTTGGAGACGGCTATTGAACTTGATATGGCGCACATACTCTGCAGAACCGGCAATGTTGATGATATTGCTAAAAGGGTCGGTGCCCAGGCAAATACCACCGGTCTCATACAGTTGTTGGATGCAATGGCTTCCATGGGATTGGCAAATAAGGAAAACAGCACATACAGCAATACAGAAATAGGAACACATTTCCTTGATAAAAACAGCCCGGTTTTTATGGGTGAATATATACAAAGTATGAAGGATATGGTGCTGAAGAATATGGCTGGTATGACAGAGATCATAAAAAACGGTTCGCTGGAAGGGCAGGAAACGGAGACATGGGAAAGCGAAAGCCGTTGGAAAAGGGCTGTGACGCAGCTGGCGACATGGCAGCGTGCCGGTACGGCTGCTATTTATGCAGATCTTGTCGAAGAACTGCCGGAATTTAAAGGGATCAAAAAAATCCTTGATCTTGGCGGTGGCCCCGGGCTTATTGGGGCGGAAATCCTTGGTCGTCTTCCCGGGGCAAAAGGTGTACTCCTGGACCTTCCTACCATTATCCCGATAGCTGAAAAAGAAATCGAAAATCAAAAGATGGCAGACCGGATTTCATTTATTTCTGGTGACTATAACGAGACGGATTTAGGCTGCGGTTATGATTTGATTTGGACTAGCCATAATCTGTATTTCGTAAAAGATCGGGATTCTTTTTTCCGGCGTGTGAAAAACGCGCTGTCAGACAACGGTGTCTTTGTCTGTCTGCACGAAGGGTTAAGCCGTGAAAAGACCGCACCAGAACGTGTTGTTCTGATGCGACTTTCCAGCGCTCTGGAAAAAGATGGGCAAAGCTATTTTTTTGAAAAAGGAGAAATTGTTTCCTACCTTGAACAAGCCGGCTTTCACCGGGTTGATTCAAGGATGATAGAATTCCCGGCAGGAGAGTTCGAGTTGGTGGTCGCAAGGAGACTCAGTTAGATAGCTATACGTTAACCGGCTCCCGCAGGTATCAATGTCACGGGAGGGTATAGGAGGTTCGGACTGACGATTCTAAAAGAGCCGAAATCTTAGCGATAAAAACAGATGACTGAAAGTTTGAAATTATAAGCGGTAGGCGATACGGATGGAACAAGATCAGAATACTCATTTCGAAATATTAGTATTCGTACCACTTTACAATAGGAGAAAAGGATGCGGAGTAGAACCTCAGGTGAACAATTGCTAAATCATCGAATGCAAATTATTGTTTTTTTCATTATCACTATTGGATGCCTTGTCTACCGACAACTATGGGCAGCGGATGACATCACTGAAGATTCGCGTATTTCGCTCGATGAAATCGTCGTTACTGCGACCAAGGTCGCCACAACAGTGGATAACATACCGACCAATGTCAGCGTTATCTCCCGTAAGCAACTGGAACGGCTCCCGGGTCATCACACTGCATTATCCGCGCTGAAGGAGGCAAATATTCCGGGTTTGTTTTTTTCCGGTAATGTCTATGGCGGGGGAAGTCAGGACGTTTCAATCAGTACCCGGGGAAGTGAAAATTCAAACTGGGGAATGAAGATCATGATTAATGGTATTGATTTTAACAGACCTGATGGGGTTATTGCCGCAAGCCGCATCGCCGTTCACGATATAGAGCGCATCGAAATCACCAAAACACCATCGGCCGAGTACGGTGACCAGGCCATAGGAGGCGTGATCAATATCATTACTCGGGCTGCAAAGGAACCTATGGAGGGCAAGGCCGGCATTGCTTTTACCAGTTTAGGGGGCGGCAACGGGTATAGCGTACTCAACGGCACTCAGGATAAATGGGAATACTATATTGACGCGTCCGTGCAACGGGAAGACGCCTATCAAGATAGAGTGAATCTGGACGGTAATAATGTTTACACCAGGATCGGCTATGTACTTAATGACAGTTCGCAATTAATTTTTCACGGCTCTTATACTGATACACAGGGGATTTATGCCGAAAGTCTGACCAGAGATCAATTGGAGTCGGACCCGAGCCAGAATCCCAATACCGGTGCTGATTACGACTATGAATCCGAAGATACCCTGCAAGCCCTGGTGTATCAGCAACAACTGGGGGACCATGAATTCATGGCAAAAATAGAGTATCAGACTGCGGATTATCAATTGTTTTGGGGCTATTTTACCCACATGGACTCAGAACTGGTTCACCCGGAAATGAATATAACCTTTAACCATGACATGGCAGGCATGGCTAATAAACTGGTTATCGGTGGTGAATACCGCAACCACGATTATGATGTACACAGATACACCGCATCAAGCTTTAATGACCTGACGGTATTGACCCATGATTTTACCCGAAAAGATGTGGGGTATGCCTGCTACTTTCAGGATGAACTGCAGGTAACCGATTCGCTGACTATTTCCGCAGGTATCCGCTATGATTTTTTTGACCTGGAACAAAATTCACATATCACCGGTGGTACTTCCTGGGCCCAAGATAAAGGCGACTTCAGCCCCAAGATTGGCTTTGCGTACCAGATTTGCGATGAAGTAAATCTGTTCGCAGGATATAATAGCGGCCTGAAAAGTCCTGTCAAATTGCCGGTGTTTTGGACAAACGGCAACCTTGATCCGGAAAAACTACAGGCCTATGAGGTCGGGGTTCGCGGTCATTTGGGTTGGCTCAATTACAATTTGGCTTTTTTCTGGCAAACCGTTGACGACAAATTTGTCTTGCCCAGTGCTGATTGGACTGCGGAATATGAGAACGCCGGTGAAACCAGTTCAAAAGGTTTCGAAATGGGGGTTGGTACTAATCTTTCCAATGGCCTTTACACCTCTGCCAATTTTACTTACCAGGATTCCAAGTTCGAGGATTTTGTAAGCATGGGGATTGACTATTCAGGAAAAAAAGTAACAGGTGTTCCGGATATATTATTTGCCTTTACTTTGGGGTTCCGAAATGAAACCTTGGGCGATATTTCTCTCAACCCTGTATATACTGGCAGGCGGTATTTTAACTTTGCGAACACCAATGAAGACGAAGGCTTCTGGGTGCTGAACGCCAGATATACAAAAAAAATCAAGCAGATTGAATTCTTCCTTGCTGCGAACAACCTTTTAGATGAAAACGCTGTTGGCAGTGGCAGCGGTAATCCCGGAAGTGAAATGCTTTATCCCATATCTGGAATTAACGCGGTCTTGGGTATGAATGTAACTTTTTAAGGTCCCCGTTTTTTGCAAAAAATAAAAATTTTAGGAGAAAATTTATGGAAACAAATGAAGACATGGGCTCAAAAGAAATACCCTGCTTTAGAATTTAAAATCGGAAACGTGTTGAACTTTGATCAAGCGGATCAGTCTGTTGATGCGGTATTCATGTCAGGTATATTGCATCATATCCCCCAGTGGAGACAGGCGGTTAAAGTGGTGTATCGGGTTTTGAAACCTGGTGGTGTATTTTTATTTGAAGAACCTCGATATCAATTCACTTTTAAAGAATTGGAAGCAGGAACAGAAGAATCTGGGCTTATCCGTCTTGAAAAGCGCACCTGGATTCCATTCTACACCTACAGCTATCTGTGGTTAAAGCCGAACCTGCCATAATGCAATGGGCTGTTTCCGATGGTTTGTTGTGGTGTGGTCCCGGATGTCGGAGGACCAGAGTTATTTGGGTTGGGAGTTTACAAAAAAACTTAAATGTTATTGTTTTATTAAGGATATTCAAAATGAATGAAAAATTGACCTCTTTCTTAGTTATAATTGTATTTAGCTTTTGCACTGAGGCGTTTGCCGCTGATAAGCAAAAAGACAGCATCACCGACCTCACACCATGGATAGGAGAAAGTGTATCGGTTATCAAGCTATACGAAAGTGACGCTGGAGACAAATTTTTTTCCGAGGTGGTGAAATATGCACCCAAGGGATATACAAAAAAAATGGTAAAGGATTTTATTTACGACATGTTTTCCCTGAAGTTTAAGTCCTTTCGTGTTATGGATGAAAATACAATCAATATCGATAATAAGATCACCGGAGATTATGTCTATGTTGGTAGTGTCAGTACAAGATGGAAGGAGCATAATACGACTTGGGAGGTTTTTAAGACGGATTCTAAGGAAATGATAGCGGCCGGATTTAAATATTTCCTTTTATTTCAATTCCATCAGCATAGCAAGGATTCTTTAAGGCATTGCCACTTACGATACGGAAACGAAAATTTTGATTTTTTGGTGACGGATCCTTCGGTGCAATTGTGGTGGCCCACAGTATATCAGCCTAAAAATACAGATGAAACAAAAATTATGGCACAAATGACTAAAAAGGCAAAATTGCAAGCTACAATGCTGCCCCCTTTGAAAAAGGTAATAAAGGAGTGACTCCAATTGCAGAAATCATAAGAATTTTAGCGTCTGAGTGCTCAAGGTTGGAGCTTGTAATGAATTGCCGTAACATGCAGATGAAATTGGATTTTCGGCATGAACAGCGTAGATAACCGAAAAGAATCGGCTCGTGCCTGCGGAAAATACCTTCTGGCATGCCGTGTGGTTGGCCAATGTGACTGACATCAAACGCACGGTCTTGTCTAAAAAAGGACGGATATGCTGTGGATCTTCTGTTACTCAGAATGATACGAGCCCAGTATCATGGCTTCATAATTCTAAAAATAGCTTGACGTTTTACATTAATAGTTGTCATATTAATTATTAATGTAACAAATAATGGCGTTTTTAGACATGCAGAAGGTGAGAATCGAATAAAGATGAATAAAGAAGATACCGCAATGAAACTGAATGAAAACATTGGATACCTCATTAACCGAACCGGGCTTAGAATGAAACTGGCCGTTCAAAGGGCCTTTCGTGAGCATGGATACCAACTGACCTCAGATCATTGGGGTATATTACAAAAACTATACGAATGTGACAGCCTGCCGCAGATTGAGCTTGCCCGGCTTCTTGGCAAGGACCAGCCCAATATCACCCGGATCATTGATGGCATGGAGAAAAAAAACCTGGCAAAAAGAATACCTGCACCCGATGATCGGAGAAAGTACCTGATCACACTGACGCCTTACGGCAAAAGCATCAGGGAAGATATCTTTGCCATTGCAAAGCAGGTTAGAGACAAGGCATATCAAGGGCTGTCCACTTCGGAACTTAATACGATAGGGCAATTGATAAACAGGATCTACCTCAATTTGGAGTGATGCGTCTCTTTATTTTAAACAAAAAATTTATACGAGGAATTATAGCCGATGAAAATTCACAAGATGCCTGTTCTGCTCATGTTGCCTGTTTTTCTGATGATTCCGGGAATCGGATATTCCGGGGAACCGTCTGTTTTATCCGAGATCACTGTAACCGCACAAAAAAAAGAGGAAAAAGTACAGGACATTCCCATCTCCATAAGTGTGTTCGATGAATTTTCAATTGAGGAGAAAAATATAAAATCCATTCAGGATCTTGCCGCTTATACACCCAACCTGATGTTAACCGACAACGGCGGACGCGCTTCGTTATCCCCTACAATGAGGGGTCTACACACGGAATCCGGGTCTTTTTCGCCTTCGGTGGTCATGTTTGTGGATGGTGTGCCGGCTATTGGCACCACCGGATTTGACCTGCCTTTAACGGATATAAGCCGGGTGGAGGTGCTCAAAGGCCCCCAGGGAAGCCTATACGGCAAGGGCGCTGAAGCGGGCGTCATCAACGTTATTACCAAAAAACCGGGTAATGAGTTTAGCGGAAAAACCATGCTTGAATTAGGGAGCGATAATAAACGGGAATATAATCTTAGCCTTCACAGCCCAATCGTAAAGGACAAATTGTCCATCGGAATTTCCGGGCGTCATTATGAAAAAGATGGATTTATAGATAACCTGCAACTTGGGGGGGCCTCAGATGACAGGCAACACAACTACGGCAAGGTTTACCTCAAATTTACCCCCACGGACCCACTTGAGGTTGCATTAATTTCGTCGGTTTTGAAACATGATGACGGCGGCCTGACTTGGGGCCTTAAAAATTCGCCACGCAACAATGAAAGCAATCGTGAGTATATAAAAACCCGTACCTTGTCAAATGCATTGAAAATTAAATTCAATAAAGAAAATTATACTTTTGAGTCCATCACCGCCCAGATGAGCACGGATGATATCGCATGGCTGGATTATGATTATACTTCAAACCTCGACTATGAAATGCAGCTCAACAGTGAGCTGAGCAATCTGTCCCAGGAATTCCGGATAAGCCGGAATACGGACAAACTTGACTGCCTTATTGGAATGAATCTGTACAGGGACGACAATACCCTTGATTATATCATG
This window contains:
- a CDS encoding AraC family transcriptional regulator; translated protein: MLDRILIKNSQGDFVDFKPLNPENVPIDSNEVIRPLPDQKGSGYFSSFSICEGLGLGICRCKFNEDYMARFTLKNTFFSLVFCIKGQNLAWDLCQPKSIPETSAWSYAVFFKGHDAERKIKGRQEVLSLAIHVSPEFLIKKFAPVHPRTEQSDNTLEKAFNSSHFYKDHIMTSQMKTTIYQILNNTHKGRVGNLYLESKALELIALRLAQVLPPGCSPHGLPPMDSGSRERILQARDMLIKKLSFPPSLRELAEQVGMSHTKLNKGFRMVFGCTVFGYLRKERLSYARMLIEENPVDLTWIAYESGFCSSSHFAAAFLKEYGVRPSEYRKSL
- a CDS encoding TonB-dependent receptor → MKIHKMPVLLMLPVFLMIPGIGYSGEPSVLSEITVTAQKKEEKVQDIPISISVFDEFSIEEKNIKSIQDLAAYTPNLMLTDNGGRASLSPTMRGLHTESGSFSPSVVMFVDGVPAIGTTGFDLPLTDISRVEVLKGPQGSLYGKGAEAGVINVITKKPGNEFSGKTMLELGSDNKREYNLSLHSPIVKDKLSIGISGRHYEKDGFIDNLQLGGASDDRQHNYGKVYLKFTPTDPLEVALISSVLKHDDGGLTWGLKNSPRNNESNREYIKTRTLSNALKIKFNKENYTFESITAQMSTDDIAWLDYDYTSNLDYEMQLNSELSNLSQEFRISRNTDKLDCLIGMNLYRDDNTLDYIMYMYGYEYPTYAEIEGESLGVFANVKYRITEKLSLEGGLRYDDNENHYKNSAADLDLKSTSSAVSPKFSFSYKSTPSSMMYTTLARGYRPAGFYAYAPEGYPKSYDKETLWSYEIGYKNTFLDNRLILNLAVYYMDINQMQVTSSIANSSYMYMSNAAEATSKGMELDLSLRLNREWELFFSAGYNDTTFDHYVDDLGDYSGNTNPYSPKYNYNIGARYRDASGYYARIDLNGYSNIYLDKENTTKRDAYHLVNLKLGFEAESYDIYLYGKNIFDKVYDSVGYSNKYTKYSPPREVGVQLVYRF
- a CDS encoding MarR family transcriptional regulator: MNKEDTAMKLNENIGYLINRTGLRMKLAVQRAFREHGYQLTSDHWGILQKLYECDSLPQIELARLLGKDQPNITRIIDGMEKKNLAKRIPAPDDRRKYLITLTPYGKSIREDIFAIAKQVRDKAYQGLSTSELNTIGQLINRIYLNLE
- a CDS encoding TonB-dependent receptor yields the protein MRSRTSGEQLLNHRMQIIVFFIITIGCLVYRQLWAADDITEDSRISLDEIVVTATKVATTVDNIPTNVSVISRKQLERLPGHHTALSALKEANIPGLFFSGNVYGGGSQDVSISTRGSENSNWGMKIMINGIDFNRPDGVIAASRIAVHDIERIEITKTPSAEYGDQAIGGVINIITRAAKEPMEGKAGIAFTSLGGGNGYSVLNGTQDKWEYYIDASVQREDAYQDRVNLDGNNVYTRIGYVLNDSSQLIFHGSYTDTQGIYAESLTRDQLESDPSQNPNTGADYDYESEDTLQALVYQQQLGDHEFMAKIEYQTADYQLFWGYFTHMDSELVHPEMNITFNHDMAGMANKLVIGGEYRNHDYDVHRYTASSFNDLTVLTHDFTRKDVGYACYFQDELQVTDSLTISAGIRYDFFDLEQNSHITGGTSWAQDKGDFSPKIGFAYQICDEVNLFAGYNSGLKSPVKLPVFWTNGNLDPEKLQAYEVGVRGHLGWLNYNLAFFWQTVDDKFVLPSADWTAEYENAGETSSKGFEMGVGTNLSNGLYTSANFTYQDSKFEDFVSMGIDYSGKKVTGVPDILFAFTLGFRNETLGDISLNPVYTGRRYFNFANTNEDEGFWVLNARYTKKIKQIEFFLAANNLLDENAVGSGSGNPGSEMLYPISGINAVLGMNVTF
- a CDS encoding methyltransferase; translated protein: MIQAIHSPNTPYPSMAFLFDALVAPVKLAVLETAIELDMAHILCRTGNVDDIAKRVGAQANTTGLIQLLDAMASMGLANKENSTYSNTEIGTHFLDKNSPVFMGEYIQSMKDMVLKNMAGMTEIIKNGSLEGQETETWESESRWKRAVTQLATWQRAGTAAIYADLVEELPEFKGIKKILDLGGGPGLIGAEILGRLPGAKGVLLDLPTIIPIAEKEIENQKMADRISFISGDYNETDLGCGYDLIWTSHNLYFVKDRDSFFRRVKNALSDNGVFVCLHEGLSREKTAPERVVLMRLSSALEKDGQSYFFEKGEIVSYLEQAGFHRVDSRMIEFPAGEFELVVARRLS
- a CDS encoding class I SAM-dependent methyltransferase — translated: MQKIKILGENLWKQMKTWAQKKYPALEFKIGNVLNFDQADQSVDAVFMSGILHHIPQWRQAVKVVYRVLKPGGVFLFEEPRYQFTFKELEAGTEESGLIRLEKRTWIPFYTYSYLWLKPNLP